The following proteins are encoded in a genomic region of Kiritimatiellia bacterium:
- a CDS encoding DUF3137 domain-containing protein, whose amino-acid sequence MKPDLLPVILIGLCAIALFGGWFAVYAWTERKSREYIARYKNTVVGKIIEFIEPGLKYEPASRVTEPVYAESGLFPRKWDRYRGDDFVQGQLGRTPMFFSELHTQYKTRDRTSKGGTRETWHTIFRGLFFVCEFNKTFQGRTYVLPDTLERLFGDFGAALQFGSSRYGELVKLEDPEFERQFAVYGSDQVTARYVLSTSLMERLKAFQEKSRRELRLAFVDSNLYAALSFDHDLFEPRVWRSLIDYDEIRGYFEDLQLVIGIVEDLNLNTRIWGERAGA is encoded by the coding sequence ATGAAACCCGATCTTCTCCCTGTCATCCTTATCGGACTCTGCGCCATCGCGCTGTTCGGCGGCTGGTTTGCCGTCTATGCGTGGACGGAGCGGAAATCCCGGGAGTACATCGCCCGCTACAAGAACACGGTTGTCGGGAAGATCATCGAATTCATCGAGCCCGGGTTGAAGTACGAGCCGGCGTCCCGCGTGACCGAGCCCGTGTACGCGGAGAGCGGCCTGTTTCCGCGAAAGTGGGACCGGTACCGGGGCGACGATTTTGTGCAGGGCCAACTGGGCCGGACGCCGATGTTCTTCTCCGAGCTCCACACGCAATACAAGACCCGGGACCGCACGTCCAAGGGCGGAACGCGCGAAACATGGCACACGATCTTCCGCGGCCTGTTTTTCGTATGCGAGTTCAACAAGACGTTCCAGGGGCGCACCTACGTGTTGCCGGACACGCTGGAACGGCTGTTCGGCGATTTCGGCGCGGCCTTGCAGTTCGGAAGCAGCCGGTACGGAGAACTGGTCAAGCTCGAGGACCCGGAATTCGAGAGGCAGTTCGCCGTGTACGGTTCGGACCAGGTCACGGCCCGCTATGTCCTTTCGACAAGCCTCATGGAGCGCTTGAAGGCGTTCCAGGAAAAATCCCGGCGCGAACTCCGGCTCGCCTTCGTGGACTCCAACCTGTACGCGGCCCTTTCGTTCGACCACGACCTCTTTGAGCCGCGCGTCTGGCGGTCGCTGATCGACTACGACGAGATCCGCGGCTACTTCGAGGACCTGCAACTCGTCATCGGGATCGTCGAGGATCTGAATCTCAACACGCGGATCTGGGGGGAGCGGGCCGGCGCGTGA
- a CDS encoding DUF3943 domain-containing protein produces MAYVFRVRRFCQILPVLTRFLSRHAPAVLLLIALSWPARGKAASGQAIHAEPARRTSLGWMTAGFMLVSFPIIAAHRHNPDWRDPDHDFEDGFTQPPVWDKDDPVFDYVLHPLAGAEYYLVARNRGWDLWGSLAYSAALSAFYEYIPENMVQQPSAVDLLVTPLGGALLGEARYRLKEWIRRDPSRVAAPRFWISLLDPLDISLGGYPDGRARLYFNWKHAF; encoded by the coding sequence TTGGCCTACGTTTTTCGCGTGCGCCGCTTCTGCCAGATCCTCCCCGTCCTGACCCGGTTTCTTTCCCGGCACGCGCCTGCCGTGCTGCTGCTGATCGCGCTTTCGTGGCCGGCCCGCGGCAAGGCCGCGTCCGGGCAGGCCATCCACGCCGAACCGGCCCGGCGGACCAGCCTGGGCTGGATGACCGCGGGATTCATGCTGGTCTCCTTTCCCATCATTGCCGCTCACCGGCACAATCCGGATTGGCGGGATCCCGATCACGATTTCGAGGACGGGTTCACGCAGCCGCCGGTGTGGGACAAGGACGACCCGGTGTTCGACTACGTGCTTCACCCGCTGGCCGGGGCGGAGTACTACCTCGTGGCGCGGAACCGCGGCTGGGACCTGTGGGGCTCGTTGGCCTACAGCGCGGCGCTGTCGGCGTTCTACGAGTACATCCCCGAGAACATGGTCCAGCAGCCGTCCGCCGTGGACCTGCTGGTCACGCCGCTGGGCGGGGCGCTGCTCGGCGAGGCGCGGTACCGGCTGAAGGAATGGATCCGGCGCGACCCCTCCCGCGTGGCCGCCCCCCGGTTCTGGATCAGCCTGCTCGACCCGCTGGACATCTCGCTCGGGGGCTACCCGGACGGGCGGGCGCGGTTGTATTTCAACTGGAAGCACGCGTTCTGA